In Pseudovibrio brasiliensis, the following are encoded in one genomic region:
- a CDS encoding TetR/AcrR family transcriptional regulator encodes MIKKISQEKQRQRARSKSSLETRQKILDAAEHLFAFRSYDAASIRGIAQRADVKLGLVNHHFGSKEDLFFKTVERRAEELARLRLDALDQLKASGETITLRGILEAFFYPYLEKAENSGPGWLAYARLVAMVSAEERWSTISRACFDPTAKVFLTEIAKLYPETDLRKVSATFVFSISSQIALCTSAWRVDAMAGKDHTSGIAELKTLLVDFATAGIHSALSQPALNISANA; translated from the coding sequence ATGATTAAGAAGATTTCGCAGGAAAAACAAAGACAAAGAGCGCGCTCAAAAAGCTCTTTGGAGACGCGTCAGAAGATTCTCGACGCGGCTGAACACCTGTTTGCTTTTCGCAGTTATGACGCGGCATCCATCAGAGGTATCGCTCAAAGAGCAGACGTAAAGTTAGGCCTCGTAAACCACCACTTCGGCTCCAAAGAAGATCTGTTTTTCAAAACAGTGGAGCGCCGCGCTGAGGAGTTGGCCCGCCTTCGTCTGGATGCACTGGACCAACTGAAAGCATCCGGAGAAACGATCACCCTCAGGGGAATTCTGGAGGCCTTTTTCTATCCATATCTGGAGAAAGCCGAAAACAGTGGTCCCGGCTGGCTTGCCTATGCCCGGCTGGTGGCCATGGTCTCAGCGGAAGAACGCTGGAGCACGATCTCCAGAGCCTGCTTTGATCCTACCGCAAAAGTGTTTCTCACTGAGATCGCAAAGCTCTACCCAGAAACAGACCTTCGCAAAGTCTCCGCAACCTTTGTCTTTTCCATCTCCTCCCAAATCGCCCTGTGCACCTCCGCCTGGCGTGTGGACGCGATGGCCGGCAAAGATCACACTTCAGGTATTGCTGAGCTGAAGACCTTGCTGGTGGACTTCGCCACAGCTGGCATCCATAGCGCACTGTCACAACCGGCACTCAATATATCTGCAAATGCATAG
- the dctP gene encoding TRAP transporter substrate-binding protein DctP: protein MKFNSLKRAFASVVMGAALPSMLFASPAQAEEILKAVSAFPKPLAFTQSFLGYVDLVNERGKGVVQIQHIGGPEVFPSSQQVAAVERGIVDIHYGPAGYHLGSMPEADAWLGSTITAAEGRKNGGFALMEKAFKDRLGVKLMAHIDSGIKFHIYTIGEPQKRVDGSVDLTGKRLRTSPVYKSFFEALDAIPVSAPVPDIYTGLERNVFDGAGWPIVAIQDLSWDKFLKYRVDPGFLQTDLSIVMSPAKWDSLSPEAQKILQDAAIEYEQKSYDQFQTIIAATDTKVQEDGMTIVRLEGKAANDYLDKAYDAVWNRMKASNSPLYEELKKAYYQR from the coding sequence ATGAAATTCAATTCTTTAAAACGTGCATTTGCATCTGTTGTGATGGGTGCAGCACTTCCATCCATGTTGTTTGCCAGCCCCGCGCAGGCAGAAGAAATTCTCAAAGCAGTTTCAGCATTTCCAAAACCGCTTGCCTTTACCCAGTCCTTTCTGGGCTATGTGGATCTGGTGAATGAACGCGGCAAAGGCGTCGTGCAAATTCAGCATATCGGCGGCCCGGAAGTCTTCCCTTCCAGCCAGCAGGTGGCAGCAGTTGAGCGTGGTATCGTAGACATTCACTACGGACCAGCCGGATACCACCTTGGCTCCATGCCAGAAGCTGACGCGTGGCTTGGCTCCACTATCACCGCCGCTGAAGGACGCAAAAACGGCGGTTTTGCGCTGATGGAAAAAGCCTTCAAAGATCGTCTCGGCGTCAAGCTGATGGCTCACATTGACTCTGGCATCAAGTTTCACATCTACACTATCGGTGAGCCACAAAAACGCGTAGATGGCAGTGTAGACCTGACAGGCAAACGCCTGCGCACCTCACCCGTTTACAAAAGCTTCTTTGAAGCACTGGATGCCATTCCCGTCTCAGCCCCTGTGCCGGATATCTACACCGGACTGGAACGCAACGTGTTTGACGGTGCAGGCTGGCCAATCGTCGCCATTCAGGACCTTTCATGGGACAAATTCCTGAAATACCGCGTTGATCCGGGATTCCTGCAAACAGACCTTTCCATCGTCATGAGCCCGGCCAAATGGGACAGCCTGAGCCCGGAAGCTCAGAAAATCCTGCAGGATGCAGCCATTGAGTACGAGCAGAAGTCCTACGATCAGTTCCAGACCATCATCGCTGCCACTGACACCAAGGTGCAGGAAGATGGCATGACCATTGTTCGTCTGGAAGGCAAAGCAGCAAACGACTATCTGGACAAAGCTTATGACGCAGTCTGGAACCGCATGAAAGCCAGCAACTCTCCGCTCTATGAAGAGCTGAAGAAAGCCTATTACCAGCGTTAA
- a CDS encoding TRAP transporter small permease, producing the protein MSPPKIYSGLITGLAVIGALSFVFITFAIVVNVILRNTGQQPIQSTTALIEYSLLFATMAGAPWLVRQGGHIAITSFTSFLPPVMKTALGRAVLLASAAILAVLSWRATLLTAQMWERGTYDIRSIAIPSWILYAFLAAGFGLMALEFFRLLLRGDIYSGESAQH; encoded by the coding sequence ATGTCTCCTCCCAAAATCTATTCCGGTCTCATCACCGGCCTTGCGGTGATTGGCGCCCTTTCCTTCGTGTTCATAACCTTTGCCATCGTGGTCAACGTGATCCTGCGCAACACCGGGCAGCAGCCCATACAGTCGACCACCGCCCTGATCGAATACTCCCTGCTGTTCGCTACCATGGCCGGTGCGCCTTGGCTGGTCCGACAAGGTGGACACATCGCCATCACCTCGTTCACCAGCTTCCTGCCACCAGTCATGAAAACAGCTCTCGGCCGAGCCGTATTGCTGGCCTCCGCCGCCATTCTTGCCGTGCTCAGCTGGCGGGCGACCTTGCTGACAGCGCAGATGTGGGAACGCGGCACTTATGACATCAGATCAATCGCTATTCCCTCGTGGATCCTTTACGCCTTCCTCGCAGCAGGCTTCGGGTTAATGGCACTTGAGTTCTTCAGATTGCTGCTTCGCGGAGACATCTACTCCGGCGAAAGCGCACAGCACTAA
- a CDS encoding TRAP transporter large permease: MDWHLSLVAMFTTILALMAIGMPVAVAFLTINLLGTLYFMGGLSGIDQLIANSTTSITNFSLVPVPLFLVMGELLFHTGLAMRVFDALDKCFGGIKGRLSYMTVVGGTVFATLSGSSMANTAMLGSTLMPDMVKRGYKPHMIMGPIVATGGLAMIIPPSSLAVLLGSIGRIDVGALLIAGMIPGLLLALMFILVIRTQISLDPASAPGHPDVKASVPEMIKAVTFDVLPMGLVIFAVVGLILLGWATPSESAAFGVLAVAFLAALYKKLSIEAITKSLRGALIVSTLMLTIIIGSTTFSQILAFSGASSGLIMWSSGFDLNAYTMLAILFLTLVFLGMFMDQLSIMMLTLPVFMPLVSLYGFDQVWFGVVMLLALELSLATPPFGLLLFVMVGVSPKGTTIGNVAWAALPYILCTLALIVVLAIFPELATWLPQITR; this comes from the coding sequence ATGGACTGGCACCTTTCTCTGGTTGCAATGTTCACCACCATTCTGGCTTTGATGGCCATCGGCATGCCCGTTGCTGTCGCCTTTCTGACCATCAACCTGCTCGGCACGCTCTATTTTATGGGCGGTCTGAGCGGCATTGATCAGCTCATCGCCAACTCCACCACCTCCATCACCAACTTCTCGCTGGTACCTGTACCTTTGTTTCTGGTGATGGGAGAACTCCTGTTTCACACCGGCCTTGCCATGCGTGTGTTTGATGCGCTCGACAAATGTTTCGGCGGCATCAAAGGGCGCCTTTCCTACATGACTGTGGTTGGCGGAACAGTCTTCGCAACGCTGTCCGGCTCCTCCATGGCCAACACCGCAATGCTCGGGTCAACCTTGATGCCCGACATGGTCAAGCGCGGATACAAGCCACACATGATCATGGGCCCAATCGTTGCCACCGGCGGCCTCGCCATGATCATCCCGCCCTCGTCCCTTGCCGTTCTGCTGGGTTCCATCGGACGCATTGATGTGGGCGCCCTGCTGATTGCAGGCATGATCCCCGGTCTTTTGCTGGCGCTGATGTTCATCCTCGTCATCCGCACCCAGATCTCACTGGACCCTGCTTCTGCCCCCGGCCACCCGGATGTAAAGGCCTCAGTGCCGGAAATGATCAAAGCCGTCACCTTCGACGTGCTGCCCATGGGATTGGTCATCTTCGCCGTGGTCGGCCTGATCCTGCTGGGTTGGGCGACACCGTCAGAATCTGCCGCATTCGGTGTGCTGGCTGTGGCTTTCCTCGCTGCGCTCTATAAAAAGCTCAGTATTGAAGCGATCACCAAATCCCTGCGCGGTGCACTGATCGTGTCTACGCTCATGTTGACCATCATCATCGGTTCCACCACCTTCTCGCAGATCCTGGCCTTTTCCGGCGCCTCTTCGGGCCTGATCATGTGGTCATCCGGCTTTGATCTCAACGCCTACACCATGCTGGCCATTCTGTTTCTGACATTGGTGTTTCTCGGCATGTTCATGGATCAGCTTTCCATCATGATGCTGACCCTGCCGGTCTTCATGCCACTGGTCAGCCTCTACGGGTTTGATCAGGTCTGGTTCGGCGTGGTCATGCTGCTGGCGCTGGAGCTGAGTCTCGCAACGCCGCCATTTGGCCTGCTGTTGTTTGTGATGGTGGGCGTCAGCCCAAAAGGAACCACCATCGGCAACGTGGCATGGGCTGCCTTACCTTACATTCTCTGTACACTCGCTCTGATTGTCGTGCTTGCCATTTTCCCTGAGCTGGCAACGTGGTTACCTCAAATCACGCGATAA
- a CDS encoding oxepin-CoA hydrolase, alternative type: MMKRASLVSVERKADRLIVMNCNSSRRNALSPEYYEGLSQALDLADEEAEIRSVILMGEGGYFCAGGDLNTLVKRREMTISERKNNIEKLHNLARKVRSCAKPVIAAVDGGAAGAGVSLALACDFVVADRQAEFTLAYVKVGLAPDGGATASLSRLIPRQLLTEMCLLGQPVSAERLHQLGVVNVLSDKPALVEASLLVDRIAQGPTSAQASIKRLVAASDSNSFEAQMDLERDTMAEALGGDEAQEGINAFLERRMPEFD, encoded by the coding sequence ATGATGAAGCGGGCATCTCTTGTCAGCGTTGAGCGGAAGGCTGATCGCCTCATTGTCATGAACTGCAACTCCTCCCGCCGCAATGCGCTTTCGCCGGAGTATTATGAAGGGCTTTCGCAGGCGCTGGATTTGGCTGATGAGGAGGCCGAGATCCGTTCTGTGATCCTGATGGGGGAAGGCGGTTACTTCTGTGCGGGTGGAGATCTGAACACGCTGGTCAAGCGCCGCGAGATGACGATTTCTGAGCGAAAAAATAATATTGAAAAGCTCCATAATCTGGCGAGGAAAGTGAGAAGCTGCGCGAAGCCGGTGATTGCAGCGGTCGATGGTGGAGCAGCGGGGGCTGGTGTGTCTCTGGCTTTGGCTTGTGACTTCGTGGTGGCGGATCGGCAGGCGGAGTTTACGCTGGCCTATGTGAAGGTGGGATTGGCGCCGGATGGTGGGGCGACGGCTTCGCTTTCTCGTCTGATCCCCCGGCAGCTGCTCACTGAAATGTGTCTGTTAGGGCAACCTGTTTCAGCAGAGCGGCTTCATCAGTTGGGTGTTGTGAATGTGCTCAGTGATAAGCCAGCTTTGGTTGAAGCGAGTTTGTTGGTAGATCGCATAGCGCAAGGACCGACTAGTGCGCAGGCTTCGATCAAGCGGTTGGTTGCTGCGTCTGACAGCAACAGTTTTGAAGCTCAGATGGATCTGGAGCGGGACACTATGGCGGAAGCACTGGGTGGTGATGAAGCGCAAGAAGGGATCAATGCCTTTCTGGAGCGGCGCATGCCAGAGTTTGACTAG
- a CDS encoding acyl-CoA dehydrogenase family protein produces the protein MDFNHSEERRMLQETLHRYLSDNYDSEQRSASVSQGQGYSEKVWSDFAELGVIGVLFAEADGGFGGGGFDIAVVFEELGRVACVEPLMASGVMAGHLLSALGNDEQKALIEEVIAGDLKIVSALEEPQSRYDLDAVETMAERIDDGYRLNGTKSVVIGGPSADKLIVSARGEEGLLLFVVDADAAGVERYSYPNLDGYHASDIALVNVEVPASARLGASQVVLPILEAARAAGVVALCAEAVGAMEAAKDLTVEYLRVRTQFGRALGKFQALQHRMSTVLIEIEQARSALINVAGHLSAEPSLRDKHVSAAKNLIGRVAQLVCEETIQLHGGIGMTEEYALGHYAKRLMMIDHQLGDVDYHLERFVGVMQTEAVREIS, from the coding sequence ATGGATTTTAATCATAGCGAAGAACGGCGGATGCTTCAGGAGACGTTGCATCGCTATCTCTCTGATAATTATGACAGTGAGCAGCGCTCTGCTTCCGTTTCTCAGGGGCAAGGCTACTCGGAGAAGGTCTGGAGTGATTTTGCTGAGCTTGGGGTAATCGGTGTGCTGTTTGCGGAAGCAGACGGCGGCTTTGGCGGCGGTGGTTTTGACATTGCCGTTGTGTTTGAGGAGCTGGGCCGCGTTGCCTGTGTGGAGCCCCTGATGGCGTCTGGTGTTATGGCAGGTCACTTGCTCAGCGCGCTCGGTAATGACGAGCAAAAGGCATTGATCGAGGAGGTGATTGCTGGTGATCTGAAGATCGTGTCTGCATTGGAAGAACCTCAGTCGCGCTATGATCTGGACGCGGTGGAGACGATGGCTGAGCGGATTGATGATGGGTATCGGCTGAATGGCACTAAGAGCGTGGTGATTGGCGGGCCGAGTGCGGACAAGCTGATTGTGAGTGCGCGGGGTGAAGAGGGACTGCTGCTGTTTGTGGTGGATGCTGATGCTGCGGGTGTGGAGCGGTATTCCTATCCTAATCTGGATGGTTATCACGCCAGTGACATTGCGCTGGTGAATGTAGAGGTTCCAGCTTCCGCACGTTTGGGAGCTTCGCAGGTTGTTCTTCCTATTCTGGAAGCAGCGCGTGCAGCTGGTGTTGTTGCACTGTGTGCTGAAGCTGTCGGGGCGATGGAAGCGGCGAAAGATCTGACGGTTGAGTACTTGCGAGTTCGAACGCAGTTTGGCCGTGCGCTGGGCAAGTTCCAGGCACTTCAGCATCGGATGTCGACCGTGTTGATCGAGATTGAGCAGGCCCGTTCTGCGCTGATCAATGTGGCTGGACATCTGTCTGCCGAGCCATCCTTACGGGACAAACATGTGAGTGCGGCGAAGAACTTGATTGGCCGAGTTGCTCAGTTGGTTTGCGAAGAAACTATTCAGCTGCATGGTGGGATTGGGATGACCGAGGAATATGCTCTGGGCCACTATGCGAAACGCCTGATGATGATCGACCATCAGCTGGGTGACGTGGATTACCATCTGGAACGCTTTGTTGGTGTTATGCAGACGGAAGCTGTGCGGGAGATCTCATGA
- a CDS encoding acyl-CoA dehydrogenase family protein — protein sequence MDLNYSADELAFRDEVRAFLNENLSPTLSEKVRLGKRLSKTDHEEWHATLNKRGWLAINWPVEHGGTGWNAVYRHIFEEELCLAHAPRTVPFGLSMLAPVLMKFGSKAQQDYFLPRILDGTDWWCQGYSEPQAGSDLASLKTRAVRDGDHYVVNGQKTWTTLGQHADWIFCLVRTDAEVKAQEGISFLLIDMKMPGVTVRPITLIDGGQEVNEVFFEDVRVPVANLVGEENKGWTYAKYLLTHERTNIAGVGFSTAGLAHLKEICTKQMSGGKPLLENPYFAGRIAQIEIDLMAMATTNLRMIAKAAAGQAPGAESSMLKIKGTEIRQAINDLTRRAVGRYAMPFVSEALDSGANAQGVGPDYACAASPGYFNNRKLSIFGGSNEIQRNIISKAILGL from the coding sequence ATGGACTTGAACTATTCAGCTGATGAGCTGGCGTTTCGTGATGAGGTTCGTGCTTTTTTGAATGAGAACCTTTCGCCGACACTTTCGGAAAAAGTCCGGCTGGGTAAGCGTCTTTCCAAGACAGATCATGAAGAATGGCATGCGACGCTGAACAAGCGCGGTTGGCTGGCAATCAACTGGCCTGTTGAGCATGGTGGTACAGGCTGGAATGCAGTCTATCGGCATATTTTTGAGGAAGAGCTGTGTCTTGCTCATGCGCCGCGGACGGTCCCTTTCGGGCTGTCCATGCTGGCGCCCGTGCTTATGAAGTTTGGCAGCAAGGCTCAGCAGGATTATTTCCTTCCCCGCATTCTGGATGGCACGGATTGGTGGTGTCAGGGGTACTCGGAGCCACAAGCTGGTTCTGATCTGGCCTCCCTGAAGACCCGCGCTGTTCGCGATGGTGACCACTATGTTGTCAACGGTCAGAAAACCTGGACTACACTGGGACAGCATGCTGATTGGATCTTCTGCCTTGTGCGCACGGATGCTGAGGTTAAAGCGCAGGAAGGCATCTCATTTCTGCTGATTGATATGAAGATGCCGGGCGTCACTGTTCGGCCGATCACGCTGATAGATGGCGGGCAGGAAGTAAATGAGGTGTTCTTTGAAGATGTGCGGGTGCCGGTGGCCAACCTTGTTGGAGAGGAGAACAAGGGCTGGACCTATGCCAAGTATCTGCTGACCCACGAGCGCACTAATATTGCTGGTGTTGGCTTTTCAACTGCAGGATTGGCTCATCTGAAGGAGATTTGCACCAAGCAGATGTCTGGAGGGAAGCCTTTGTTGGAGAACCCGTATTTTGCAGGACGTATTGCGCAGATTGAGATTGATCTGATGGCGATGGCCACCACCAACCTGCGCATGATTGCAAAGGCGGCAGCTGGGCAAGCGCCGGGTGCGGAAAGTTCTATGCTCAAGATTAAGGGCACGGAGATCCGGCAGGCGATTAACGATCTGACACGGCGGGCGGTTGGGCGTTATGCCATGCCGTTTGTGTCTGAAGCGTTGGATAGCGGCGCGAATGCGCAAGGTGTTGGGCCGGACTATGCCTGCGCTGCGAGCCCGGGCTACTTCAATAACCGCAAGCTTTCCATCTTTGGTGGATCCAACGAGATCCAGCGCAACATCATCAGCAAAGCCATTCTCGGTCTCTAG
- a CDS encoding IclR family transcriptional regulator — protein MTGHEEKDRRFATTLARGLQVLRAFRASDDGLGNQEISQRTGIPKSTVSRLTFTLQQLGYLSHARRHDRYRFGPAALALGNIASASVSFIEAANPMMQQLADETGTLALLAVLDENKMLLTKTWRPKGVPAIWLEVGHRIPITGSSSGHAYLASVSDQEFKQVCERVHGRDEGISVEDLEVVRAAGYSQLLAQGFVIVDEDKRYAENINAVSTGFWSYDFGEPVAISCGAMPDMLSYERMQDEVGPKLRDRVKELERALGLPSVLVNRG, from the coding sequence TTGACGGGACATGAAGAAAAAGACCGGCGGTTTGCAACAACGCTGGCGCGTGGACTGCAGGTTTTGCGGGCCTTCCGGGCTTCGGATGATGGCCTTGGCAATCAGGAAATCTCGCAGCGTACCGGAATTCCTAAATCTACAGTTTCCCGGTTGACCTTCACCTTGCAGCAGCTTGGCTACCTCAGTCATGCACGGCGGCATGATCGATACCGGTTTGGTCCTGCCGCTCTTGCGCTGGGCAACATTGCCAGTGCCTCTGTGTCTTTCATCGAAGCAGCCAACCCGATGATGCAGCAACTGGCGGATGAAACGGGCACGCTTGCGTTGCTGGCGGTGCTTGATGAAAACAAGATGCTGCTGACCAAGACATGGCGCCCGAAGGGTGTGCCTGCCATCTGGCTGGAAGTGGGGCACCGTATTCCGATCACTGGTTCATCTTCAGGTCATGCTTATCTGGCTAGTGTGTCCGATCAGGAGTTCAAGCAGGTGTGTGAGCGTGTGCATGGGCGTGATGAGGGCATCTCTGTTGAGGACTTGGAGGTTGTTCGAGCTGCGGGGTACTCTCAGTTGCTGGCGCAAGGCTTTGTGATTGTTGATGAAGACAAGCGCTATGCTGAGAACATCAATGCGGTTTCAACCGGGTTCTGGTCCTATGACTTTGGCGAGCCGGTTGCGATCAGCTGTGGCGCGATGCCGGATATGCTGAGCTATGAGCGGATGCAGGATGAGGTTGGGCCGAAGCTGCGTGACAGGGTGAAAGAGCTGGAGCGCGCTCTTGGGCTGCCTTCCGTTCTGGTGAACCGCGGCTGA
- a CDS encoding ABC transporter ATP-binding protein — MLKVRDLHAFYGKSHVLRGVSMDVPKGSVTALLGRNGVGRSTTAKAIMGEVAPKGDIWFKGENISGQPSHSIARKGLGYVPENRDIFPMMSVRDNLLLGIKDMRKPGKWSIEQMLDMFPNLKSRADTAAGVLSGGEKQMLTICRTLMGDPDLIIIDEPTEGLAPKIVMQVGELIAEIARAGVSILLVEQKLSIALKIAQQVYVMGHGEIVYHGTPDEFRARDDIRREWLEV, encoded by the coding sequence ATGCTGAAAGTCCGTGATCTGCACGCGTTTTATGGCAAAAGCCATGTGCTGCGCGGGGTAAGCATGGATGTACCTAAAGGCAGTGTAACGGCATTGTTGGGACGCAATGGCGTCGGGCGTTCCACCACAGCCAAAGCGATTATGGGTGAGGTGGCGCCAAAGGGAGACATCTGGTTCAAGGGCGAGAACATCTCTGGTCAGCCAAGCCACAGTATTGCACGCAAGGGGCTGGGCTATGTGCCGGAGAACCGCGATATCTTTCCCATGATGAGTGTGCGGGACAATCTGCTGCTTGGCATCAAAGATATGCGCAAGCCAGGCAAGTGGAGCATTGAACAGATGCTCGACATGTTCCCCAACCTCAAATCACGGGCAGATACGGCAGCGGGGGTACTCTCTGGCGGTGAAAAACAGATGCTGACCATATGCCGGACGTTGATGGGAGATCCAGACCTGATCATCATTGATGAACCGACGGAAGGCCTTGCACCCAAGATTGTAATGCAAGTGGGGGAGCTTATCGCCGAGATTGCGCGAGCGGGTGTTTCCATCTTGCTGGTGGAGCAGAAACTTTCCATTGCGCTGAAGATTGCGCAGCAGGTCTATGTGATGGGGCATGGAGAGATTGTTTATCACGGCACGCCTGATGAGTTCCGGGCGCGGGATGATATCCGGCGGGAATGGCTGGAGGTGTGA
- a CDS encoding ABC transporter ATP-binding protein produces the protein MTAPALQLTDVRKSFGPAKIIEGVSLEIVRGERHAIIGPNGAGKSTLFNLISGSFPPSSGTISLGGRQISGLKPYEINRLGLSRSFQVSNIFANMSVRENVRCGVLWSLGYGHSFWRNIGNLKEVQRKTAEVLEKVGLTEKADVPAVLLTYADQRTLEIAITIAGGADVILLDEPTAGMSHSETDRAIELIEMATEGKTLLIVEHDMGVVFGLSDRISVLVYGEIIATGTPEEIRGNERVREAYLGDEADFAEVTA, from the coding sequence ATGACAGCTCCTGCTTTACAGCTGACGGATGTGCGTAAAAGCTTTGGTCCTGCAAAGATCATTGAAGGGGTCTCGCTAGAGATCGTACGAGGTGAGCGCCATGCGATCATTGGGCCGAATGGGGCTGGCAAGTCTACGTTGTTCAACCTGATCTCCGGATCGTTTCCGCCAAGTTCTGGCACAATCAGTCTGGGTGGGCGGCAGATCTCAGGCCTGAAACCCTATGAGATCAACCGGCTTGGGCTTTCGCGGAGTTTTCAGGTCTCCAACATCTTCGCCAACATGTCCGTGCGGGAGAATGTGCGCTGCGGAGTGCTGTGGTCACTTGGCTATGGGCACAGTTTCTGGCGCAATATCGGTAACCTGAAAGAAGTGCAGCGTAAGACAGCAGAGGTGCTGGAGAAGGTTGGACTGACGGAGAAGGCTGATGTGCCTGCCGTGCTTTTGACCTATGCGGATCAGCGCACTTTGGAGATTGCCATCACCATTGCGGGTGGGGCTGATGTGATCTTGCTGGATGAGCCGACTGCGGGCATGAGCCATTCTGAAACCGACCGGGCAATCGAGCTGATTGAGATGGCAACGGAAGGCAAAACCCTGCTGATTGTGGAGCATGATATGGGGGTTGTCTTTGGCCTGTCCGACCGGATTTCCGTGCTTGTTTATGGTGAAATTATCGCGACTGGAACGCCAGAGGAGATCCGTGGAAATGAGCGGGTTCGGGAAGCGTATCTAGGAGATGAGGCAGATTTCGCGGAGGTGACGGCATGA